One window from the genome of Elaeis guineensis isolate ETL-2024a chromosome 5, EG11, whole genome shotgun sequence encodes:
- the LOC105032598 gene encoding copper transporter 6 isoform X2, translated as MAMGRRGVMDDGMGGMTVPTMPGHHEMGGDMAMRMTFFWGKRVEVLFSGWPGDRGLGMYLLALLCVVATASLAECLSPVSDRLSQAAPTAATGSGRRISTAVLLTFLHAVRLGLLYLVMLAVMSFNVGVLIAAIAGHALGFLLSASGLCKRARPGDGEYPGNHVMPSTKR; from the coding sequence ATGGCAATGGGCAGAAGAGGCGTCATGGACGATGGGATGGGAGGGATGACTGTACCAACCATGCCCGGTCATCATGAAATGGGCGGCGACATGGCGATGCGCATGACCTTCTTCTGGGGGAAGCGCGTGGAGGTCCTCTTCTCTGGCTGGCCCGGCGACCGAGGACTCGGCATGTACCTCCTCGCCCTCCTCTGCGTCGTCGCTACCGCCTCCCTCGCCGAATGCCTCTCCCCcgtctccgaccgtctctcccAGGCTGCTCCCACCGCCGCCACCGGCAGCGGCCGCCGAATCTCCACCGCCGTGCTGCTTACTTTCCTCCACGCCGTCCGGCTGGGGCTGCTTTACCTCGTCATGCTCGCCGTCATGTCCTTCAACGTGGGTGTCCTCATCGCCGCCATCGCCGGCCATGCCCTCGGCTTCCTCCTTTCAGCGAGTGGCCTCTGCAAGCGGGCTCGGCCCGGTGACGGGGAGTACCCTGGCAACCATGTGATGCCTTCCACCAAACGTTAA
- the LOC105032600 gene encoding uncharacterized protein, producing the protein MAEDMEDAEFLLPSEFLCDDFFLEGVRTAGTSFSTDLCPASDSNPSSPVDPATTKCHEEDYMAGLTQKMVRSFLQDDDANDTPVLAVENAKARAVMAGSPQSTLSPWSASGKGSPNALSLGVSPPSTPLERHKDDAWDLLYAAEEHVTRLRSLNDQGNHHSYQGSGLLWKSSPPVSAASKAPGTGYYHTPALTQNQQQFCHLKQPQLMKRQLSAAWGRQSRARGGGGVYGGEGRYGRPLGLPSSAWPPLQKHRQQPQLGSSGMRAVFLTGAGAKRESAGTGVFLPRRVGTPNESRKKPACSTVLLPARVVQALNLNMEELGAQQHFPDGFVLDHGVLGRANAAFSQRNRNHFRPPAAGRYEP; encoded by the exons ATGGCCGAGGATATGGAGGACGCTGAGTTCTTGCTTCCGTCCGAGTTCCTCTGCGACGATTTCTTCCTCGAAGGAGTCAGGACTGCGGGGACTTCCTTCTCCACCGACCTTTGTCCCGCTTCCGACTCGAATCCGAGCTCTCCGGTGGATCCTGCGACCACCAAGTGCCACGAGGAGGACTACATGGCCGGGCTAACCCAAAAGATGGTTCGCTCCTTCCTTCAGGACGACGACGCCAACGATACGCCTGTTCTTGCAGTTGAGAACGCAAAG GCACGGGCAGTTATGGCCGGTTCACCGCAGTCTACTCTGAGCCCCTGGTCCGCTTCCGGGAAGGGGAGCCCGAACGCCCTGTCGCTGGGCGTGTCGCCACCGTCGACTCCGTTGGAGCGGCACAAAGACGACGCTTGGGATCTGCTCTATGCGGCGGAGGAGCACGTCACGCGGCTGAGAAGTCTCAACGACCAAGGCAACCATCACAGCTATCAGGGCAGCGGGCTCTTGTGGAAGTCTTCTCCCCCGGTTTCGGCCGCTTCCAAAGCCCCCGGCACTGGTTATTACCACACGCCAGCTCTCACCCAGAACCAGCAGCAG TTCTGTCATCTGAAGCAACCGCAGTTAATGAAGCGGCAGCTCTCTGCAGCATGGGGGAGGCAGAGCAGAGCAAGGGGGGGCGGCGGGGTTTATGGTGGGGAGGGACGGTACGGCCGGCCTCTTGGCTTGCCGTCTTCGGCGTGGCCGCCTCTTCAGAAGCACCGGCAGCAACCCCAACTCGGTTCTTCTGGCATGAGAGCGGTTTTCCTGACTGGTGCCGGCGCTAAAAGGGAGTCCGCCGGCACGGGTGTTTTCTTGCCTCGGAGAGTCGGCACTCCAAACGAGTCGCGCAAGAAGCCAG CTTGCTCGACTGTGCTTCTTCCCGCAAGAGTAGTTCAGGCTTTGAACTTGAATATGGAAGAATTGGGAGCCCAGCAACACTTTCCGGATGGCTTTGTTCTTGATCACG GTGTTCTTGGGCGGGCCAACGCCGCCTTTTCCCAGCGGAACCGGAACCACTTCCGTCCCCCCGCCGCCGGCCGTTACGAGCCATGA
- the LOC105032598 gene encoding copper transporter 6 isoform X1 gives MAMGRRGVMDDGMGGMTVPTMPGHHEMGGDMAMRMTFFWGKRVEVLFSGWPGDRGLGMYLLALLCVVATASLAECLSPVSDRLSQAAPTAATGSGRRISTAVLLTFLHAVRLGLLYLVMLAVMSFNVGVLIAAIAGHALGFLLSASGLCKRARPGDGEYPGNHNLFSYEYLCGR, from the exons ATGGCAATGGGCAGAAGAGGCGTCATGGACGATGGGATGGGAGGGATGACTGTACCAACCATGCCCGGTCATCATGAAATGGGCGGCGACATGGCGATGCGCATGACCTTCTTCTGGGGGAAGCGCGTGGAGGTCCTCTTCTCTGGCTGGCCCGGCGACCGAGGACTCGGCATGTACCTCCTCGCCCTCCTCTGCGTCGTCGCTACCGCCTCCCTCGCCGAATGCCTCTCCCCcgtctccgaccgtctctcccAGGCTGCTCCCACCGCCGCCACCGGCAGCGGCCGCCGAATCTCCACCGCCGTGCTGCTTACTTTCCTCCACGCCGTCCGGCTGGGGCTGCTTTACCTCGTCATGCTCGCCGTCATGTCCTTCAACGTGGGTGTCCTCATCGCCGCCATCGCCGGCCATGCCCTCGGCTTCCTCCTTTCAGCGAGTGGCCTCTGCAAGCGGGCTCGGCCCGGTGACGGGGAGTACCCTGGCAACCAT AACTTGTTTTCGTATGAATATCTATGCGGACGTTGA
- the LOC105032597 gene encoding 7-deoxyloganetic acid glucosyltransferase encodes MDAAGNPTEMPTDSTAHVLIFPFPIQGHVNGMLKLAELLSKTGLHVTFLNSDYNHDRLSRSSSAYALLAQSPRFRFDSISDGLADENPRSAFRLMELEESLRTRSAVQYRELLTNRGRGDDGKWPPVTCVIADGAMTFAVDIAEELGIPAIAFRTISACSFWAYFCIPRLLQNGELPFPDEADLDEPVRSVPGMEAFLRRRDLPSFCRQAGDEADQTFEFVTTVTANTNRARALILNTFESLEATALSHVRSHFPVTYAVGPLPALLRSYGSHCPSNPAVSPTSSMPSASLWEEDRTCMTWLDSQPHKSVVYVSFGSLTVVSQEAFLEFWIGLVNSGQRFLWVVRPDLVEEEMLPLPEEVKVGTKERGCLVDWVPQEQVLAHPAVGCFLTHSGWNSTLESLVAGVPMLCWPFFADQQINSRFVSEVWKVGLDMKDLCSRSIVEMMVREVMEGQRTDGWRRSAREMAKMAWESVAEGGSSHADFRRLIQRIMSLSSHGA; translated from the exons ATGGACGCCGCCGGGAATCCGACCGAGATGCCTACGGACTCGACAGCGCATGTGCTGATCTTTCCCTTCCCAATTCAAGGTCATGTGAACGGCATGCTCAAGCTGGCCGAGCTCCTCTCCAAGACCGGCCTCCACGTCACCTTCCTCAACTCCGACTACAACCACGACCGCCTCAGCCGCAGCTCCAGTGCCTATGCTCTGCTCGCCCAAAGTCCGAGATTCCGCTTCGATTCCATCTCCGACGGCCTCGCCGATGAGAATCCCCGGTCGGCCTTTCGTTTGATGGAACTAGAGGAGTCTTTGAGGACTCGGTCCGCCGTCCAGTACCGGGAGCTGTTGACCAATCGTGGCCGCGGAGATGATGGAAAATGGCCGCCTGTGACGTGCGTCATAGCGGACGGCGCCATGACGTTCGCGGTGGACATCGCGGAAGAGCTGGGAATTCCGGCGATCGCTTTCCGAACAATCAGCGCGTGCAGCTTCTGGGCTTACTTCTGTATTCCCAGGCTCTTGCAGAACGGGGAGCTCCCGTTCCCAG ATGAGGCGGACCTGGACGAGCCCGTCCGGAGCGTGCCGGGGATGGAGGCTTTTCTAAGGCGGCGGGATCTTCCGAGCTTTTGTAGACAAGCAGGAGATGAGGCGGACCAAACCTTCGAGTTCGTGACCACCGTGACCGCTAACACGAATCGGGCGAGGGCGCTCATACTCAACACCTTCGAGTCACTGGAGGCCACCGCGCTCTCTCACGTCCGCTCTCACTTTCCCGTGACCTACGCCGTCGGACCGCTTCCCGCTCTGCTGAGATCGTACGGGTCACACTGCCCCAGCAACCCGGCGGTATCGCCCACTTCCTCCATGCCGTCCGCCAGTCTATGGGAAGAGGACCGGACCTGCATGACGTGGCTCGACTCCCAGCCGCACAAGTCTGTCGTCTATGTTAGCTTCGGGAGCCTCACGGTGGTGTCTCAGGAGGCGTTCCTCGAGTTCTGGATCGGGCTGGTCAACAGCGGGCAGCGGTTTCTATGGGTGGTGAGGCCGGATCTGGTGGAGGAGGAGATGCTCCCGCTGCCAGAAGAGGTGAAGGTGGGGACAAAGGAGAGGGGTTGCCTTGTCGACTGGGTCCCGCAGGAGCAGGTGCTGGCGCATCCGGCGGTGGGGTGCTTTCTGACTCACAGTGGATGGAATTCAACTCTGGAGAGCCTGGTGGCAGGAGTGCCGATGCTCTGCTGGCCATTCTTTGCGGATCAGCAGATCAACAGCAGGTTCGTCAGCGAGGTGTGGAAGGTGGGGCTGGACATGAAAGACTTGTGCAGTAGGAGCATAGTGGAGATGATGGTGAGGGAAGTGATGGAAGGGCAGAGGACCGACGGGTGGAGGAGATCTGCAAGAGAGATGGCGAAGATGGCGTGGGAGAGCGTGGCTGAAGGGGGTTCCTCCCACGCAGACTTTCGAAGGTTGATCCAACGCATCATGTCTCTAAGCTCGCATGGTGCTTAG